DNA sequence from the Pomacea canaliculata isolate SZHN2017 linkage group LG7, ASM307304v1, whole genome shotgun sequence genome:
AGTAACACTGGGATATGTTATATGTAGGTCTACTGAAGTAACACTGGGCTATGCTGTATGTAGGACAACTAATGTAACAACTCTGACATAAGATAGGCTTAAAGAACTCGGCAGGAAGAAGCTAACAACGTGGATGTTACACCCAAAAGAGGTGCAAGTAGTGTGACTTTACATGAACACAGTGGAAAAACCCACAGACAGTTGTTGTCAGCTTAGTCACTGTCACCATTATCATCACAATGAAGAATAAAGCAGGGTCTGTTGAGCCAAAGTAGCCCGGCAAATGTGGACGAAAGAGGAAAAGCACGCGGAGGGATGACACCATCTTGACCAGGGGCAGCATCAGGGATACTACAAGGACCAGCGAATGCCCTGCACTGTGATCTGAGAACTAAGGCAACAGAAATTAGTTCACTCATCGTTTGAAGATGCCTCTTGGAGGCAGACAAAACATCCTACAGACCAGTGATAAAGCATCTGACCAAAGCGATGAAAGTCAATGGCTACATGGAGCTGAAATGCTAGGAGTGGACTCTGGGAGATGAGAGAATACTTGTTTTCTGTGATGGAAGTCCTTCTACTGTCCTGAGGAAGCGAAGTTCGGAGGTCACATCGACCACTGTGTGGAACAATCACCAAAGAAGATGTTTGGGGATGTTGTAGCTATTATGATGTTGGTTCCTTGCACCCAGTCACTGGCATGATGCACTCGAAGCAAGTCCTCGAGCTGCTCGACAGAAGACTTGTTCCAGACCTGAAGATGTTATTCCCTGGCGGATCTGGAATTTTCCAGAAAGATCTGTTCCCATGTCATACTGTCAGagaagtaaagaaatatttcaagaataATCAAACATACTAAAGTGGTCTGGAAACTCTTGTGATCTCAACCCCATTGAGAACTTGTGGTCGACTTGCAAGCAGCGGCTGCGTGGACTGGACAGCTCGACCATCGAGAAGCGGATTGAGGCTTTAATAATAAAGTGTGGTACGCTGAACAAGATGGAAGATAATATTTGTCGTCTTCTGAACAAAGTGGATTCAACAGGACGACGtttgacaaacaaataaaaactttgtaggATTCGTTTTGTCTCAcaattattttatcataatatataaatagaaacaGGGATTAACCGATGTCAAGAGACGTTAAcacttttttctaattttaaaattaaaatgaaaacatgggCACAAACACCAGAATATTGTTTCACGTGCTGAGTCGGTGCTGTTCAGATGACAAATGTACAACCACACTCAAAGGTCGTGTGGCATTTGACCCTCGTggttctgtgacgtcactagcaggacatcacgtgacgtgagTTGCAGGCGGCCATTTGAACCGGGTGTCCATGCCAAAGGAAGCAGAGCTGGTGGAGTGTCGCTTCCGAAAGCAAGGTTTGGTTCTCATCAACATGTCAGACATGTCATCCAACGGCTCCACGCGCACACTGCACGCcgacgtcagcagcagcagctgcagcggAAACACTTTCCTCTACGGCTGCTCCTTCCAGGAGGACTACGTCACCGTGTGGGCGGTCGTCCTGAGGGAGACACTGGAGGATGTCCACACCGTCTTCTGCAACAGTTCCACGGCGGTCAAGACTGAGATCGTGCACACATCTCTAAACATCACCTTGACAGGTGAGACGATGACAAGCTTGCCTCTCACggcctgtctctgtctcctcacggcctgtctctgtctcctcatggcctgtctctgtctcctcacggcttgtctctgtctcctcatgtatatcaacattttttttttattttttatacgGAATAATTAGGTAGAAAACATACATGGAACACAAAGTATTCCGAGCGCAGATAAGCATtgatcaaacatacacactgaGCTCCCAATGTTTTGAGTACAAaaacatgtgtgtgtacgtgtacgtgtgtgtgtgtgtgtgtgtgtgtgtgtgtgtgtgtgtacgtgtgtgtgtgtgtacgtgtgtgtgtacgtgtgtgtgtacgtgtgtgtgtacgtctgTGTTTAAAGCACACAACACTGAGAACGCCCACTCACAGCAGACATCTTCCAAGACATGTCCACCAAACACAGGTaagtatattttgtttctccCCCGCTCTCATCTGTCTTTCCCTCTCTGTCCGTGGTGACCTGTGAGGGTCAAGGTGAGCTATGGCGTGATGTTGAGTGGGAAGTCATGCGCAGTGTCATGCGCAGTGGGCCTGCCTCTCTGATGGACCATCGCGCACACGTCAACTGCTGTTATTCTtgtccttcttcttctcattGATTGATATACCCGGGGTGGCTGTAGTGGGGCTGTAGTGGGGCTCGCCCTGTGTGGCTGTAGTGGGGCTGTGGTGTGGATGTAGTGGGGCTGTAGTGGGGCTCCCCTGTGTGGCTGTGTCGCTGTATCGGTTGTGATCCTGGATCCTGCTCTCAGGAGCCAATAaggcaggggtctcaaacacgcggcccgcgggccgaatgcggcccgcgaaacatttttgtgcggcccgtggccacgtccgcggtgtatatgtatgttgtgcttggtgattaactcccgcagtgaaaattacccccgttattagtgacagagacaatgTCAAcctattttaataaactaaactgcctgtgcatgtaataaactacactaaatgtaattataattataaaaactttatttagcATTTAATGCAGTGAccgtagtgttcgtaaaatttactgaaaaaacattttcttttcgtggtgcggcccgctgactggctgttactttccactgcggcccacatgctaatatgagtttgagacccctgctatAAGGGGAGGTCAATGCTGTTGTTATTTGTCTGCTTTATTCGCAAGGAACGATTAGCCCCGTGAACTTTGATAATTAGCTAATTACAGGACTAATATTGAAGCATGTTGTGCTATTAACTCAGGTACATGACAAATAATTCGACATGATGCAGTGTCGGTAATCAGTCCTGTGTGATACCCAGGATCTCTATTTTTGACAACACTTGAAATAGTTTTCCAGAGACTAGGGACAGTGTACAAATAAGTACAAGGTGACAGGGCTATGAACGAACTTCTTGCAA
Encoded proteins:
- the LOC112568572 gene encoding uncharacterized protein LOC112568572, with amino-acid sequence MPSLAPVAIIVVVIITASNSFTTTGAQGGHLNRVSMPKEAELVECRFRKQGLVLINMSDMSSNGSTRTLHADVSSSSCSGNTFLYGCSFQEDYVTVWAVVLRETLEDVHTVFCNSSTAVKTEIVHTSLNITLTAHNTENAHSQQTSSKTCPPNTALQSSVSAMFLAVIGVPALLVPHILLSP